The sequence AAGACATGTCAGTTAGATTCAAGGAACGGGGATAttctaataaaataattaaaaaagccTACTACCGTGCACTCACCTCAGAAAGAACAACGTTACTTACTAACAATTCAAAAGACGAGGCAACCACAGACAATGTAATCAGGTTTATTGGCAAATTCAGTAACCAATCACAAGATCTTAGAGAAATTTTGACACAACACTGGCATGTTTTGCAAGAGGATCAGGATTTGGGTAAAATCCTACCACCAACCCCAAGCATGTGCTGGAAACGAAGTCGTAACATCAAAGACGGACTTGTTCGTAGTCATTTTCAATCAAAATCCAGCAAAACCTGGTTGGGTGAAAAACCAATGGGTTACTACAAATGCACTAGATGCAAAGCATGTCCAGTGATGAGAAATGCCAAAACATTTATGAACTTCGAAAAGACACAGACTTACCTGATTAAAGATCACATTAATTGTCAAACATGTGGTGTCATCTATCTGATGACATGTGAATGCGGGAAACGATATGTAGGCAAAACATCAATTGTTGCTTCATACTTACCATTACTCCCTAGAGAATTACCTACTGTACACATAGTAAAAGCTTTTGATACAATATATGTGCAGTATCTATGTATATGTTGCAAACCCTGAGTTGCCTCAAAGGGTGTTTCTATGTGAGCAAGCAAACGTCCGCCTTCATTGACTCCGGGCAGGAGGGAGCTTTGTGGATCAGGATTTCACAAAACTTAACAACATTCCCCTCACAAGGAAAAGGCTGCCCATCGGACTAGAAGGGATTGATGGCCGACCCTTGAATCCTGCCTTCATTTCCCTCGAAACTATTCCCCTCACCTTGTCTTCTTCGGATTTTTAAATCACATTCACAATGCACAAGCAAAGTTTTAAAAAGCAATATTACAGTAGAGTTCCATTGAAATTCCTCCTTTTCTTTTGCCGCTTGATTTCAAAATTattttctgggggaaaaaaattatgctattattttcggtattgcgcatgcgtcaaatCGCATCATTGGGAatgaaagcagcagttcaagcaatatcctacatatgtgtctgtacgatgagaacaaacttctgataagctctggctcttgagccctgccctctccctagctgtccaccagtTTGTATCTAcagtagtaactgctcagtcaatcatattgcaggactacattttcaacaatgctgtgcaagaattttgcaagaattgaattaaattaaataaccctgagcaaagcaattgattacaagagaacggaccgatctgcagcttactttactgtaactaatcacttgtctgtgtgcatattgtattgttgcacatattgtttttttttaaagaataatttttaaacacggcagcttgaactgtaactttaaacttaatactgtactgtatagtgcaggggtgggcaacctatttttcaatttagccacaggtgtggcgaattagaagtgaaaatagccacaccatgtaagaaTTGAGGTATtaggttgcgcatgcgaaaatttaaaacacacattgtttgaacaagtttattgaAAACATGAACATTTTGACTACTCTGTTACAACTGCGTcagacgcaaatgatgaaaacacccacagccacaaacacacagccagGCACACACATAGTCGGTGGggtggtatgttatttatatattctcagtccccccacccccctcatctcatctcattccctCCAAAATCCATGATCAGTGGCACAGCCAGGACGTGACTGGGTACAAAACAAAGATACAAGCAGCCATTGCCAGCTGCCcgcacgcagccacacacacccagccagccacacacacccagccagccacatacacccagccagccacacacacccagccagccagccacacacacccagccagccacacacacacacacacacacacacagccagccacacacacacccagccagccacacacacccagccagccacacacacccagccagccagccacacacaccgagccagccacacacacacccagccagccacacacacacccagccagccacacacacacacacagccacacacacagccagccacacacatacacacacacacagccagtcacacacacacacacacacacacacacacacacacacacacacacacacacacacacacacacacacacacacacacacacacacacacacacacacacacacacacacacagccagtcacacacacacacacacacacacacacactcacacacacacacacacacacacacacacacacacacacacacacacacacacacacacacacacacagcctgtcacacacacacacacacacacacaaacacacacacacacacacacacacacacacacacatagccagtcacacacacacacacacagccagtcacacacacacacacacacacagccagtcacacacacacacacacacacacacacacacacacacccagccagtcacacacacatacacacagccagacacacacacatacacacacccagccagacacacacacacatacacacacccagccagacacacacacacacagccatggtGAGTCAAGCAGGTTATATGTTCATTAATTAGAAAGAAAATTAATACAcctaaatgcaaaaataaaaatcagTGCACTGTTACAGAACAGTTTAAAATGCACACCTTTGCTGTAAACTTGAAGCAGGGCAACCAGCTATTAGTGAAGCAGGAGGAGGACAGCCAGAGAGGAGTCAGGAATCAGAGGAGCGTGGGGCCGCAGTGGAGGATCAAGTATATCAGTGCAGACAAGGAAAACTTCCGGGTTGGGGGTACATGGAGTGCTCAGGCGCGCACTCACTACATGCTCCACCACAGGTGTCTTCTGACTGCTGCTCGGCCCCTGCTTCATTCACAAACTGCGGCGTGCTCGCGCATGCAGGGGGAGTGCTCGCGCATGCCGGGGGAGTGCTCGCACTTGCCAGAGGAGGGGGGACTCGCGCTTGGGAAAAAATTTAAAGTTACTCAATTCGCCACAGTTTGACTGCTAATTCGCCAcaaatggcgacagggttgcccaccctgggtatagtgtaatacagtatactgtagtacattatatttaccttcattataaactttgccaaatgggtggagatgagacactgtcactcctgtagtctgcattataggtgacaggtgacagctggcctgctacacatgtagttgacagctgatgaagctggaaatctttttggtacacgcACGTctgctggtacctgtacgtgaaatcaggatcaggctggaaattttgcaggtattccggtcgggacaggtagcaaggattgtagttcaccaggttttcactgacggttggaccgttattgtaagcctgTGCTGGCACTGTTGCCGCGCTGGCACATTGCTGTATTGGGATTGATGaattttatatggattaaacccgacctttctccttttgcagttgccatgatcaaacaaacTGTAAAAATGTGggatcacacaccaataccctcctctatctCCGGGAGTAGGCGATGCGTAAAGACAATGAtcgttagttaaggtttgccttatCAAACCCTTCCACCCAcaaacgtcaggtgaaaatttgtaaaaaatcatagttcgaaatgaaatattcatatatttctgctacagtcgccattttatctgttgcagcattaattgcagaacatattaaaactgcataactacagtcaggttttttatatgtgtatggtgtacacatggtgtccagtccTGTCAACAGTCAGCAATTGTGTAAGGATATATGTAGAATGTAGAAAAAAATCCCAACGCATTGTGTCTTAGAGGTTTTAATTATGAAACGCTTACATTTGTTTACAtcttcagcgtcttcaaggaccaaggtcaattcacaatggaccactgtggtagacttggattttatctgttttttaaacacctgcaagttgacacagtagcacagtactgtacgtgtacacattataattcattactttctgccacctggcagatacgcgaagaattgcacccaaagaaatccgaaacaattaaattcaaacaaatcaactaCAGTAAACCCAGCTGTGCCTGGCGTGACATGCGCCATAAATGCAGTGTGAATGCTGCGTGGTAatcagcagagcacacgaaaacggctctgtgatatgttcgaataacgaccgctgcatctgtatctcatATGTTTGTGAGTAAAACAATTGGAGGTTCTGTGCACCACTGAGCCCTAAACTGCCACAcaatactatgttactatgttcaTTTTCCCTTCTCTCCTATGGTGTTTTACGACCCTCCCTTAACTTTCTTGGATTCTGTTTGTGGAGGATATTGGAGACAAATTAAAATTTTGGAGTCAAAACTGGTTAAACGCCAGATGTTTTATTTGCTGctttagaaagaaaaaaaaaacaggagtaAAACTGGATGTACAACCCAAAAATTGCACTGCCAATGTAAAAAGAGAAGTGACTAAATTAAATGAAATGCGACAATCTGAAAGTGGGAGAGCTTTTGTTAAAATGACCCTTTCATAAAATTGACCAAGATTAATAATAGAGTTTACACTCATAATTTTTGCACAAGTAAAGATAACACCTTTTCAACACTGGTATTTTTGAGTCAAGATGGGTATACAACCACCATCGAAACACATACAAATTACCAATAATTGCTCAGGACTACCGAAAAGGAAAAGCACTGTATACTGCAgtctatcaatatatatttatattaatatatgaCGCTTTTCCATTTCGGTAGTCCTATATAATTACCTGTTTTATGGACCATCAATAATTACACAAGCAATCATTACTGCTGTATTTCAAATTAGCTGATCTTGGAGAGCTCTCCTTCTGCTATATCACCAATAATTGCCAAGGCTGCATTGTGGGTAAACCATGTATTCTTGATCATATTGCTTGGTTTTCATACTTTTAATTGAATGTGATTTAAAATGAAGAACTGTCATGTTAGTATAATAAATCGGATCACAGCTGTTTATTATTCACCAGAGACAGTTTAGCGGTGATAAGTACTTACAGTTTGTTGAATACTGTACTATTACAATAAATGTAGAAGTGCTGTAATCTTCCTTTGATTTAATCAAGACTtctttatgttttatatttttttgtactATGCCTGTATTTAAAGGACATAAAGCCCTGCCTCTTAATTACTGGATAAAATTTATAAAAATGTCATGCATGGGGCATTTTACTAATTTCAACATCTGTTGATATTACTTTTCTGTGACAGAACCTGTAAACTATAAATCATATAACATGACACTTCTTCCTGACTCTGCCATGTTGATTTTGAAAAGTATTGGCAATTAGATGCATACTGTAGATAATTTGGTACTGTATTACAAAGTGCTTAAGGAATTTCTGCTCAAATAAATCCACATCATTTGTCAGCATTTTAGAATATGTACATTTGATGTTTTTTTGTGTTAATTACTTAgttttgggggaaaaaatgacAATTGTGAATTTAGGCCTGACCCGTCATGATCTCACACTCCATAGTCCAATAATATTTTAGTCacgtactgtatattgtatcacTCTGAATTCTGGGTTATGGATCATAGATGCCAAGGACAACTTCATCTTTCCACAACTGGGTTATCATTTATGTTCAGATTCCACTTGAGTTAATATTATCTCCTTTGGGAATACTTGTAGCAACAGTACGCGATTATTAAAAACCGTTAATGTTGGCTGAATTCTTCTTTCACATGGTTCATGTAGGTTTCTTTATTCTCTATCTCATTCTTtcacttcttcttttttttagacTATCCTTTTTGTTTCATTTGATAGTAAGTACATTAATCTCTTATGCGGACGAAAATAAAATGAAGGTGCAAATACTGTATATCTGTTCACAATCATTTGGCCTTACATGAAATAGTATGCTCGCAGAGGAAAATAAGGACACAGTTTTGTCTTCTTATGTTCAACAGAAATTCACGTCATGATATAGCCATatagacattttctgtgcacctCTGTATACCTCTCctgtctaaaaagatgtccaagctTTTTTGATGatatctgttgtatctgccatcacagtctccatgaataatgaatttcacattttaactgcacttTATGTAAAGAacattttcctttgttgctggtgaaatctcctttcctccaaccttaagggatgaccctgtgtcatttgtacttcgcgtgggatgaataattcttttgaaagcactttgtattgtccccaaatatatgtatatagttatcatatcccctcttacacgcctcttttctaatgtacatAAATCTAATTTatatagcctctcctcataaatcagattatcaatcccctttattaatttggtggctcggTTCTCTACTTTCTCTGGTTTCATAAtctcttttctatggagtggtgcccaaacttctactccatattcaagatgtggtcttactaatgcttataacgtgacatactgtaattatgtttacttcctttccatccattgtccatttgcaagataagatcttatttgcctttgtagctactgcatgactttgggcactattgctaagcctgctgtctacaagcactgcaaaaactttctccatcaaggattatcctaatttatccctatttaattagtaaattgcctgtttattcttgtttctcaaatgcataacctcatgctataagcagcgataagccccttatcgccagtttatcgccaaaaaagcctacagctttTAAGAAGATGAAGAATACTACAGCGCTCCCTTCACAAGTTATGAGGTTAACTACCCTGTCTTGACTATTTAATACAATCACagtattacacaagcaaaacattaaaaataaaaataaatgaaagtaGTGATACTAGCCCTTCGTGAATTTTGCAGCTCAACCTGGAGAGGATCATCCCTTGATCCTCAAATGTTGGTAGAATGGAGGTGGTGGTGAGCGCACATATGAAatagatatataaagatatatgacACAATGTCAGTCAGGCAATGTAACAGCCCTGCAGTGAGCAAAACCTCACTCAGGGATCAGGGGATGGGGTAGGTATATAAGTTTATAAacatatactcacacggccatgtgtgagccccttcctAGGAAATGGTATATTTTCTGGGATCTTCAATTCACAAAGTGTTATCCCACGATCACAGATCTTGTTCCTTGTCCCATGTGCCGTCCCAGCAAGGATAATATAGACTGCAAGTTAAAATAATATACGTTTTATTACATATAAAAGTAAACGTAGACTCACATACattggcggccgatctgagtctaagacagctagatccgcggttctcagattatcccggttagatgcgtttttttgtcgttttcgcccagagtgaactgcgttattttcgcgctcgtgatattagcattttattctcgctgtctgcaatactgcaatgccgtgtaaaaactcaggggggcgtttgcgagctgttgtcttggaagtctaataccttcgcggttcaacctacgtcagtacacagtctgtgtgtgcgcgcgcagtaattgtaaatttgcatatttaaagtatacatgcatttgcagtgctgtgctgctgtacggtatgtcacatttgaaaattgttgaaacgcataggcgtgtacagtactgtaacagtgtcacatttcggcatatacagcgctctcccctcgctcaggataattaactgcactgcagggtatttcaacttcttatcttctgtgcaatgcagtacatctctcccacaccattcctttgaacgtgtgtctggtttcaatcacattcctgcttgacagcaggaatttactgcacatgcgcctgtaacttcgtcCACCACTGCTGGCTTGCCTGAGTgagtaaaaaatttttttttaatttttattgtaatttttttttctccacaagagatggcaaaacccatcttactgtattacgatattcaatctgtgctgtagcttttgactgcgaccctgcatatggttgatttgtgtgctttttacgtactgtatttgggagtgtattattatgatgaactgccttttgaaatcaatgtatgtctttagctttgaacttcatgcagctgtaccctgcagccccctcccccacgaacgctagctcaaggatttgaaattccacagagtcgttaattttctgaatcttgccattgtgttcttaatccgtccatagccgacctacaaagcctcactgcgcctgcgtgtaattctctttgagatgggagctagctgcttactgcacatgagtcacccaacccccctcctctccacagagtcgttaattttctgaatcttgtcattgtgttcttaatccgtctatagccgacctacaaagcctcactgcgcctgcgtgtaattctctttgagatgggagctagctgcttactgcgcatgagtcacccaaccccccctctccacagagtcattaatgtTCTGAATCttgtcattgtgttcttaatccgtccatagccgccctacaaagcctcactgcgcctgcgtgtaattctctttgagatgggagctagctgcttactgcgcatgagtcacccaaccccccctctccacagagtcattaatttactgaatcttgccactgtgttctgaatccgtccatagccgacctacaaagcctcactgcgcctgcgtgtaattctctttgagatgcgcCTGCAACTTCAcacaccactgcttgcttgagtgccccccaaaaaatgtttaattaggattttttaacttttattttatccacaagcctgcaaaaacaatcttgatattacgatattaaatctgtgcgtttacctgcacatggttgatttgtgtgctttttatgtactgtatttggggagtgtagggatcaaattacagtattatgatgaactgccttttgaaattactgtactctacagtacagtatgttatttctttgaactgctgcacaactaatccctcccccacgcacacacaaactcttatcgacagacacctccacagagtcattcattttctgtagTTAGTtagccattgtgtttttaatccgtccctagccgagcgtcaatcgcctcactgcgcctgcgtgtactctaatccttttagagatgggagcttgctgcttactgcgcatgagtcgccaaccccccctccccacagagtcgttaattttcagaatattgccattgtgtaatcctctttgagatgggagctagctgattactgcacatgactcacccccctccccccccccccaaccctttgatgcttagttaacggtaacgctttggaaaatcctttctcgattttgaaatgtaaatctgatttgcacagcattgtgagaattgagagttaaaaaaaccattaactgattcattggtgtactgtaggggtggggggggggggttgtggttgttgtaaatggttatgactagcaggaatgtgaataaatatttattttattttatcaggaaccaaaaaatacaaatataaaaataatcatgaataatacataatacagtctttattaagttcttttggcagattgaaattggataaacatttagaaaacattctaaaacatggggaaacatgaataatgcacatttataagaatactagctgagaaacccggcgttgcccgggatgtgaagtgtgaataagtatgtgtaaatgttgtatgtgaaagttgtaatgtgatgccaatgttatgtaatatgagttagaattgtgtttgtaaatcaacagtagtagaaagcacatgtatatgagggcaaatgtttgaagtgtatgttagttgttacggtagttatttttgaaaatgttattgttggaaatgcttcttgaaagatgtgaatgtccattgttgagaggagtgtatttgatgtaatgttaaagtgtgtgttgtaaaataatgtagtaataaaagatgacagtagtgtattgagtgtctttaatttttttgtaatttcttatggcaatatgtagagttcatggaaattgaggaaagtcaatgttAATTGTAATGCTAGCTGAtagacccggcgttggccggaatgtgaatggataaaataaaaaataatgttgtttgtaataaaaagtatatgaatgaaatacaatgaaaacaaagagtaatatataaaatttgtaaaaatattttattgtcgTTGATGAAGAATAAAAAGTGGTATATACATTTGTAATAAACATATGTAAGAGTCCATGTGATAATAATTGGTATAGTAATAAATGATAGTTGTTATTAAATGCAAGTTGATAATAGAAAATTAATTGTATGTGTGAACATACGTTgtcatccagaggaaggcaaaaaaaaaaccgtATTAAGGTGAAAaaagaattccttcctgactccaagaattggcaatcggaacaATCCCTGGATGAAAATCcgtgatatgtgtgtgtaaatgtaaaaGTAGTGTTGTAGTAAATGTAATTTGATGTGTGTAAGAATGCTAATAGTAAATGTTTATTGTAATGCTTGTTTATAAACCACATTTTTGGTAGATCCATTTGGAGCAAATATATATAAGTCATGGGATGAGCCTACTCTAGAACATGCGACATATAACTGTCcatgggagaaacatggtgattgtAAGTTGATTCCAGTGAACTTAATTGACTGTCCTTGTGATTTGTTGATGGTTATAGCAAATGCCAGTCTGATTGGGAATTGTAGGCGTTTGAAATTGAAGGGCATGTCAgtaggaatgagtggaatgcggggtATGAAGACATCTTCTCCTGTGGCCTTTCCTGTTAATATAGTAGCTTCAATGAGGTTGGGCATTAATGTTTTGATGCAGAGTCttgttccattacaaaggttaggtgtgttgagattgcgaagtagcatgatgggtgtTCCAATTTTAATTCGAAGGCGATGTGGTGGCATTCCAGGCGGCTCAAGTGAGTTAAGAAATTCAGTgggatagttaacggcttcatcaTTATCTACGACGGTATCTATGGACTTGTATTCTGTAATATTTCCTGGAATCATATCTTGTATTTGATGATTAATGTCATTAACGCAATTATTTTTTGCTGCAAGTATGGCTCGTTCACATAGCCATTGGTGATTGTTATAATTTTGTATGATGTTTGGATATACGTGATGTATGAGGTCtgtaagtgatgtcatcatgtgtgCAAATTGTGTTGGAAAATCAATTTCTCCAGATAAGTTAGTAGGTAAAGTACCTTCACCAATTTGAAGAAGCTTGTTTGCAAAATCTTGAGTATTAGATTCTCCTAAAAGTTGTACTCGCATATTTGTAGTTAAAGGATAATGTTTAACATTGTGCCATAGATGAGAagatttaaggcatgcatgaagttcatCTGCAGGTGTTGATCTTGGTATAACaggaagtgtttgtctgaaatcaccagctaaaagtATTACAGCTCCTCCCATGATGTCTTGACAGTTACGTAAGTCCTTTAATGTTCTATCAAGGGCTTCAAGTGATTTTTTGTGCGCCATTGTACATTCATCCCACACAATAAGTTTGCAAGTTTGTAGTACACGTGCTTGTCCAGAATTTTTTGTtatattacatgttgggttttcttcattGGCAATGTTTAGAGGTAATTTAAGAGCagagtgcacagttcttcctccatccataagagtggctgcaattCCAGATGATGCAATAGCAAGTGCTATGTTGTGTTCCATTCTAATTTCTGCAAGGAGTAAGTTGATGAGAAATGTTTTTCCTGTTCCCCCTGGAGCATCAAGGAAAAGAATGGCACCTTGTTCCTTTGTGATGTGAGACATAATGTTTTGGTATGTTTGTAATTGTTGTGGAATTAACATAGGTTTTTTTGATGCAACATAATTTTTAAGATGTATAATATTGTAGTTTCTCTCACGCATAATGTCTGAATTAAGTATATCGCGGTGGTGACGTTCAGGAGATTGTACtcctaattgaagtagtgttttgttattaATAGCTAGGCATTTATCTTCTAACAAAATGAGTACTTCGTTGTAAATTTCTGGAGAAAAATGTAAGTGTAGTGTTGGGTTGTCTGTTTGTGCTTTTGCcagtatatcttcactcatgtaGTCTTTGTAGGTATCCCATAGAGTGTTAGGGTTGGATGGGTGGCAGGTGGTAATGATAATAGCAAAAAGGTTTCTTATTTTATTAGGTAAAGAATGTAAAACAGCTTCTGATAAAGTAGTATTCGAGTGTTGATCATCCTCTAGTAATCCAAGTTTTTGGCAAGCTTCGCGATAAGTTTGACAAAGGTGTCCATCCACAGTTTTGAGATGTGTAAAAGAAGTTGGTCCTGGAACATTATGAAGTAGCATTCTAAGAAAGAAGCATTCAGCGTTATTTGGATGAACTGTATATACACGACCCAATGCTTCACTTTGTACGGCGTCTTCTCCTGTAATACGTACTCCATGTTTCCTTTTGTTAAAAATTTTAGTAGATGAATTCCAAGTGTAATATTTAGGAATGTCAGGATATAGTAATGTCTTAGCAAAAGAGTCATTTTGACACAATTGAAAGAAGGCAGTTAAAGTTGTGTTTGGTGGTTGAGCTGCAAGTGAGTGAGCGTTATGAGGTGTGAAGTATACTCTTTGTCCATTTTCTAAATGAACTGTTAAGTGAACAACAGTTGGATGACGTTGGTGAATTGGAAAAGACAAAATCCTCCAAACGGCTTCATTACTACTAATATATCGTCCCAACTGATATAGTGAAATTTCATCTTTGATCTTGTCGTTAGTGATGCCAAAAATGGCCATGTCGCTTCCTTTGTTGACatacttgcaaatgtatttaatagatTTAACAGAATTACAGTATTCTACATTAATGTGTGCGTTAAAAGTTTTAGAAAGTAGTGGAGAATATGGAACAATCCATTTGTTGTCGACTTGTATATTAGTGTTGTTTCGAAGATGT comes from Ascaphus truei isolate aAscTru1 chromosome 4, aAscTru1.hap1, whole genome shotgun sequence and encodes:
- the LOC142492723 gene encoding uncharacterized protein LOC142492723 — protein: MPPKKINQTSHTTTLTTAHSTSQTCNYQYDTQQPSTSSATTLLQQQTDSTTTKYKHLLKLQQMRERAKVRRDTQTPEERSVQNLKRKNSLLKQTEEQYVIRLEKQRQQNIKARANKKKVNILNKSTTLQQHPTTSTAANTTEQHEICLDNSTQQQTHSVIHINLTRSAFSYEPHIQYQNHQHVNIGHLSTICPYCQAKTFPNESAGMCCRNGKILLPPIQQTPNELLSYMSGTTSESKHFLQNIRKYNSCFQMTSFGATSVIKQHGFQSTFKVQGQVYHRAGSLLPLPNENPKFLQIYFMGDEEQEADQRCHYIPNIRRDIVLSLQKMLHQHNHLINTFKTSLERMPTDEYKVVIRADKTPVGEHERRFNAPQVNEVAIVIAGQQFDKRDIILQRRTTSLQRIYETHRSYDALQYPLIFSHGDDGYHFNIMQVDTASKSNTKKTVSSMNFYAYRIMIRHGTQNHILHCRQLFHQFIVDMYAKIESERLLYIRLHQKELRVDQYIHLKDAVVDDGNIDNIGKILILPASFTGSPRHMHEYAQDAMSYVRAYGRPDFFITFTCNPSWTEIKEELYIGQAPSDRHDLVARVFKLKLQKLMNIITNKHIFGQTRCWMYSIEWQKRGLPHAHILIWLKEKLHSIHIDNVISAELPNQYEDPILFAIITKNMIHGPCGNININSPCMKDGTCTKIFPKQFLLETQSGDDGYPRYRRRAPSDGGYTATIHLRNNTNIQVDNKWIVPYSPLLSKTFNAHINVEYCNSVKSIKYICKYVNKGSDMAIFGITNDKIKDEISLYQLGRYISSNEAVWRILSFPIHQRHPTVVHLTVHLENGQRVYFTPHNAHSLAAQPPNTTLTAFFQLCQNDSFAKTLLYPDIPKYYTWNSSTKIFNKRKHGVRITGEDAVQSEALGRVYTVHPNNAECFFLRMLLHNVPGPTSFTHLKTVDGHLCQTYREACQKLGLLEDDQHSNTTLSEAVLHSLPNKIRNLFAIIITTCHPSNPNTLWDTYKDYMSEDILAKAQTDNPTLHLHFSPEIYNEVLILLEDKCLAINNKTLLQLGVQSPERHHRDILNSDIMRERNYNIIHLKNYVASKKPMLIPQQLQTYQNIMSHITKEQGAILFLDAPGGTGKTFLINLLLAEIRMEHNIALAIASSGIAATLMDGGRTVHSALKLPLNIANEENPTCNITKNSGQARVLQTCKLIVWDECTMAHKKSLEALDRTLKDLRNCQDIMGGAVILLAGDFRQTLPVIPRSTPADELHACLKSSHLWHNVKHYPLTTNMRVQLLGESNTQDFANKLLQIGEGTLPTNLSGEIDFPTQFAHMMTSLTDLIHHVYPNIIQNYNNHQWLCERAILAAKNNCVNDINHQIQDMIPGNITEYKSIDTVVDNDEAVNYPTEFLNSLEPPGMPPHRLRIKIGTPIMLLRNLNTPNLCNGTRLCIKTLMPNLIEATILTGKATGEDVFIPRIPLIPTDMPFNFKRLQFPIRLAFAITINKSQGQSIKFTGINLQSPCFSHGQLYVACSRVGSSHDLYIFAPNGSTKNVVYKQALQ